GATGTGCGGCGTTTCCTGGGCAACGGGATGCAGAGGCTGATTGAGCTGGCGGTTCCGTCAGACTGCCCGGAAGAAAAGAAAACGAAGATTCTGGAGCGTTTTAAGGAGCATTACAAAATACACTGTGCGGACAGGACAAAGCCCTATGACGGCATCACGGAGCTGCTGCAGGATTTGCGGAAGAGCGGCTGCCGGACAGCGGTTGTCTCCAATAAGGGGGACTTTGCCGTGCAGGAGCTGAATCAGCAATACTTTGCAGGGCTGATGGACTGCGCAATCGGCGAAAAGGAAGGCGTGAGGAAGAAACCGGCGCCGGACTCTGTGAACGAGGTTTTGAAAAAACTGCAGATTGACCGGCAGGATGCTGTATACATCGGCGATTCGGAGGTGGACATCCATACGGCGAAAAATGCCGGGATGGACTGCATCATCGTGAGCTGGGGCTTCCGGGAGCGGGATTTTCTTACTGCGCAGGGGGCGGAGCTGATCGTGGATTCTGCAGAGGAGCTGGAAAGACAGATTCTGGGGGCGTAGACCAAGCCGCCGTTCTGCCCGTACGGCTTCAATTCAACAGACCATTTTCCGAAGCTCTCCGGGGAGTTTTACCGTACAGGCGGAGTTTTTTCATGGTGTTGCTGTTTATATGATAAAAATGCCGCTGCTATCTTCGCAATGAGCAAAGAACGCAGCGGCATTTTTGAATTCATGGGAATTTCTTAAATTTTCCCATGAGAAAGCAAATTTTACATACCTGGAATCTGCAGAGGGACTTTACAGCTTCTCTCCGGTGAGCAGCTCGTAAGCCTGCAGGTATTTATCGATGGTTTTCTGTACGATATCCTCCGGCAGCGTCCAGTCGTTGCCCGGATTTGCTTTCAGCCAGTCGCGGGCGAACTGCTTATCAAAGGACGGCTGACCGTGTCCCGGCTCGTAGCCCTCTGCCGGCCAGAAACGGGAGCTGTCCGGGGTGAGCATTTCGTCGCCTATCACGAGATTGCCGTTTTCGTCCAGACCAAATTCAAATTTGGTATCCGCGATGATAATGCCGCGGCTGAGAGCGTAATCCGCACATTTTTTGTAAAGTGCGATCGTGCAGTCGCGAAGCTTTACAGCATACTCCTCACCCTTGCCCGGAAAATATTTTTCCAGATGTGCAATGCTCTGCTCAAAGGAAATATTCTCATCGTGGTCACCGATTTCGGCTTTGGTGGACGGGGTGTAAATCGGCTCCGGCAGCTTGTCGGATTCCTTCAGTCCTTCCGGAAGGCGGATGCCGCATACGGTACCGTTTTCCTTATAGCTTGCCCAGCCACTGCCGGTGATGTAGCCGCGTACGATGCATTCAATCGGAAGCATTTCCAGCTTTTTGCACATCATGCTGTTGCCGTCAAAACGGGGCTGGCGGAAAAATTCCGGCATATCGTTCACATCTGTGGAAATCATGTGATTCGGAAGGATGTCTTCGGTCATATTAAACCAGAATTTTGACATCTGCGTAAGTACCGTGCCCTTTTTCGTTACCGTATTGTTCAGAATCACATCAAAGCAACTGATGCGGTCTGTGGCAACCATAATAAGGCTGTCGCCGTTGTCATAAATTTCACGGACCTTTCCTTCTTTTATCGGTTTCATTTCTTCTGCGCTCATTCGTATCCACTCCTGTTTCAGTTATTATTTAAGCTATTACAGATACACTATACCATAGTTTATTTTATTTTGATATACCAAAATAAAATATATTTTTGCCTGTGCCGGGTGCACGTTACTGCGAACGAAGTGGACAGTGCCCTGTGCACGGTTATGTCTGTTCAAACGGAAGGTCTTCTGATATAATGAATTTATTCTGGCGGAAATTCGCAATAAGGCGGAAAGGATGGCGTGAGAGCGATGAATAATATGATTACTTATGCGGAAACGATGATGGACAGCTTTGCGGTGCGCCCGTTTAATTCGGTGGACAGTCTGATTTTGTCATGGGTTTCGTATATGCGTTTTCCGGAGTCAATGAGTGAAATAAGGAGCTGGCGCGGAATGGGTATCCGGGAGCTGCTTTGCGCGGAATATTTCTCGGAAATGTTTGCGGATTTATGGAATCCGGAGGGAAACCGGCAGCTTTTATTCGCGCTGGCGGCAAGTCCGCGGTTCCGCGGGATTACAGTCTGCGGCTATGTGGAGCAGCTTGACAGAGAGCGGGAAAAGCAGTTTTCTGCTACCACTTTCAGAATCGGACCGGAACTTTCTTATGTTGCATTCCGGGGAACGGATGATACCATTGTGGGGTGGAAAGAGGACTTTAATATGGCGTTCCAGTGCCCGGTCCCCTCGCAGGAAGCCGCTGTGGGATATCTTAGTGAGGCGGCTTTGCACACGCAGGGAACGCTTCTGACAGGAGGACATTCCAAGGGTGGAAACCTGTCTGTTTATGCGGCGGCAAAGTGCGCTCCCGAAATCCGGGAACGTATCCGGAAAATATACTCGCACGATGGTCCTGGCTTCCAGGAGACGGTGCTGAGCAGCGAAGCGTTCCAGCACACGCTGCCAAAGGTGGAAAAGACGATTCCGCAGTCGTCTCTGGTGGGAATGCTTCTGGAAAACCAGGAGGATTATCTGGTGGTCAGAAGCAGCAGCGTCAGCCTCTGGCAGCACGATCCGTTTTCCTGGATGGTGGAGGACGGGCAGTTCTGCATGTTAAGCGGGCTGACGCCGGGCGCGAAGATGCGGGACGCCGCGCTGAACGAATGGATTCGCAACCTCTCGGAGGAGGAACGGGAACGGTTTGTTGATGCGTTGTTTGAGGTAATTGCTGTAAACGGGATAGACACCATTTCCGAGTTTAGCTCCGGCTGGAAGAAAAACATTCCGGCGGCATTCCAGAAGGTATCGCAGCTTGATGCGGAAACGCGGGAATTTGTGTTTTGTGCGCTCAGAAATCTGGCGTCGCTCCGCATGAAGAACTTCCCGGAGCTGTTTAAGGTGCCGCGCAGCCAGGAACCGAAGAAGTCTCCGGAACCGGAAACATAACCTGTATGGTAAAAAGCGGGAGGGTACCCCCGGCGCGGCAGGAGGCGCTGATGCTGCCGCCCATGTGCTCCGTCAGACTTTTGCTGATGGTGAGACCGAGACCGGTGCCGCCGCGGCTGCGCGACTGCTCCTGCATATAGAAGCGGTCGAAGAGGCGGGTGGGGTCGGAGGGCGCCTGTTCCGGCAGGATATCGTTTTCAAAAAGAAAGCAGACGCTGCCGCCCGCCGGATTTTCCTGCACGCGCACAAAGATATGGCTTTGTGCGTAGCGCAGGGCGTTCTGCAGCAGGTTGACAAAGATGCGCTTCAGCGCATCTGCATCCCCGTGAATGCATATTTCGTGCGCGGGAAGCTGGCAGTTTATCTCCAGATGCGCTGCTTCAAACTGCGCATAATGCTCCAGACAGGTTTCACGCAGAATCCGCGCCGCGTCCACGGATTCTTTTTTGACGGAAAAATCCTGTGAGGTGACGCGCGAAAGCTCGTAAAACTGTGCAATCAGCGTCTGCAGCGATTCAGCTCTGCGGATGGCGGTCTCCAGATATCCGGCGTCTGCCGTATCCAGGGAATCTTTATTTATCAGCTTCAGATAGCCGAGCACGGCTGTCAGCGGCGTGCGCAAATCGTGGCTGATGTTCTCAATCTGCTCCTTCAGGAGCTTTTCCTGTTTTTGATAGGTGATGTGCTCCTGCCGGATGGCGGTGAGATTTTCATTGATTACCTGCAGAAGCTCCTCCAGAGAAGCTTCATGAACGGGCAGCTTTACGATGCGGTTTTCTGGAAGAGCATCGTTTATTTCCCGCAGAGCGGCGGTGGTCTGGCGGATGGATTTTTGCAGCAGGAAGAAACGGTATGCAAAATACACTGCCGCCAGAATAAATAAAATAAGTAAAATTGTCTGCATAAAAGTTCCTCCCTTCAAAGCCAGTCGTCCGCGGCAGAGTGAAAGTGTGTAAAGCCAGCCGTCCGCGGCAGGGCGTCAGCAGATAGAGCCCCCACGATGGATAGAGCCCGCCACGATGGATGCGGCGGCCGCGCATTGTCCGGCGGAGCGCCAGCGCTTAAGTCGCCGTGCATACGACAAATGCGCCAGGCGGACGTTTTTTGCTTACAGCTCCAGGCGGCGCAGGCGAAGCACGCCCCAGATAAGAAAGATAACACAGCCGATAACGCCGGCGGCGATGCAGTGCAGCATCCCTCCTGCGGTATCCCAGATACTGTTGTAGGTGTTCATGGATACGACTACGTCCATGCGCAGGAAGTTGTACGGCATCCATTCTGCGATACGCGCAAAGAGCGCAGATTTCAGACCGATAAGAAAGCACGCCATCGGAATGCCGTAGAAGAGCAGGACCCACCAGAGCATGCCGGTTATTTCTTTGCGGCAGAGCATGAATATGACATTCGCAAAAATCAGAGAGGCAACGGCGCTCGGCAGGGAGGCGGCGATAGCAAGCAGCATCTGCTGCACCGGCAGCCACTCCGGCTCCCGCAGGGTGAGAAAAGCACATGCAACATAAAATATAAAAACGACGAGAAGCAGGAGCAGGGCGGTCAGCAGGCTGACGATACACTTGCCAATCAAAATGCTTTCGCGGGAAATGCCGTAAGCGACGGTCGTTTTCAGAACGCCGGATTTCCGGTCTTCATTAAAGAGCACGCCCGCCACAGCGGCGCCGAGAATTACCATAATAAACGGCTGCGCCACAAAGTTATTTAGGGAAAAGCGCACGGTGTTATAAGCAAAATCCGGGGTGAGCGCAGCGCCGATAATTAAGGCAATATGCGTAAGCAATACAATTCCACAGAGGACTGCGCCGAAGATATAAAGGGAGCGGCTGTGCAGGATACGGTAAATTTCACTTCTTATATAGTTTAGCATGTTTTTGTACCCCCGTTTTTCAGATTCATGTAATATTCTTCCAGCGACTGGTGACAGCGCATAAGGCTGTGCACTGCAAGGTGTGCGTCAACTGCCAGGGCGCTGTAGGCTTCCGTCGGGCGGTCCGCCTGTAATATGTGAATTTTCCCCTCCGGCAGAATCTGATAGTGCGTATGTCCGAATTTCTGCTCCAGAAGAACGGCGTAGACCTGCGCGTCCGACACCTGGATTTCCACATAATCAGCGCATTTTTTATAAAGCGCTTCTGCGGAAATCTCCTCCAGCAGCTTCCCTCTCTGCAGAAATCCGAAAATGGTAGCAATCTGCTCCAGCTCGCTTAAAATGTGGCTGGATAATAAAATGGTGATGTTTTTCTCGCGGTTCAGCTTCAGAAGGAGGTTGCGCATTTCCAGAATCCCGCTGGGATCCAGTCCGTTGATGGGCTCATCGAGCAGCAGAAATTCGGGCACGCCGAGCAGGGCGACGGCAAGACCGAGGCGCTGCTTCATGCCAAAGGAGAGCTCCCGGCAGGATTTCTTACGGAATTCAGACAGACCGGTCATCTCCAGCGCCTCCTCCAGAGGCTGTTTTCCGGGGATACCCTTCTGCAGACGGTAATATTCCAGATTCTGCTCGACGGTGAGCGTCGGATAAAAACCGGCCTCCTCAATCAGCACGCCGATACGGGAGCGCGCGCTTTGCAAATCCTTCTGTGTGTGCTTTCCGAACAGGGACAGCTCCCCGGCAGTCGGAAAAATCTGTCCCGAAAGAAGCTTCAGAAAGGTTGTTTTGCCGGCGCCGTTGTCGCCGACCAGACCGTAGATTTCCCCGCGTTTTATGGAAATAGACACTTTATCCAGCGCGCAGAAATTATGGTAATACTTTGTGAGTTCACAGGACCTTGCAGTATAAGTTTCCATAGCTTTCTTAATTCCTTTCTCTATCAGTCGGCCGTTTGCAAAGCAGGGCTGCTTATGCCGGTAAAGCTTTTGCTTAACGGTCCGTTATGGATTGTATTATAAAATCTGCACTTTAAATAAGTCCTCAGGAAAGTTTAAAGAAATCATAAAGATTGCCTACGCCATTTTAAAACCAATGCCCCAGACTGTTTTTATGTATTCATTGTCTGCGTCGCAGGCGGCAATTTTTTTGCGCAGGTTGCTCACATGGACATTCACGGTGTTGTCCTCGCCGTAGTAGCCTCCCTGCCAGACGCGTTCATAGAGCGTCTCGCGGGAGAAGACCTTCTCAAGTTCCCGCGCAAGAAGCAGCAGGATGTCATATTCGTGGGGCGTGAGCACAAGCTCCTGCCCGTTTACCGTCGCTCTGCGCGCGGCGGGGCAGATGCACAGCTTTTTATAAGAAATGTCATCTGCGGCAGGCTTTGCCGCGGGCATTCTCTGCGCTCTGCGCAGGCAGGCGGTAATGCGCGCCAGCAGCTCCTCCGGCTCGAAGGGCTTTGTCATATAATCGTCCGCGCCGCCGGTCAGAAGCTGCACCTTGTCCGCCAGGGATGATTTTGCGGAGAGCACCAGAACCGGGATATCCGGCTGCTTTTCTGCGCGTATTCTTTTCAGCAGCTCCTCGCCGGTCATACCCGGCAGCATCAGATCAAGAATTATCATATCAAAGCTTTCCAGCTCCAGCCGCAGGAGAGCCTCCGTGCCCGAAAATGCCTGCGCTGTCTGCAGCCCGTTTTTTTCGCAGATACTGCGTATCAGATGATTAATGTCCGCGTCGTCCTCGGAAATCAGAATTTTTGCCATATGTTTTTCTCCTGTCTTTATCTGGTCTGATAAGGGAAACCGGGACCTGAAGCACCGGACCCATGTCATAGAATAGCATATCCGGGGCGGATGCGCTACTGGATTCCTGTGTTTTTCGCCGGGAGGCAGCCGCCTGATTCCTGTTCAGGCGTAAGCTATGCAGGCGGCAGACCGCCAGCTAAAGCAGGCTATCCGCTGCTGCCATATCTCCTGTCTGTGGCAGAACGGTGGAAGAAATGACGGCGTTTCTGAAAAAAACATAAATTTATTGTATAATATAACGAAAAAATCTTAAAAATTTCAATGTAAAAAGAAAAATATTCTATGTTTTTTCCGGAACAACATCGTGTATAATGTCGATATCAACAAACGGCACGGACAGAGGTCCGGTCAGAAGGGAGAATTTCAAGTATGAAAAAGAGAATTTTTGCACTGACAATGGCAGCAGTTATGGGTCTTTCCATGACAGCATTTGCTGAGGGCGAGGTGGCTAACAAAGATAAGCCGCTTGTATGGTTCAACCGTCAGCCGTCCAACAGCTCCACAGGTGAGCTTGATATGGCGGCTCTGAGCTTCAACGAGAATACCTATTATGTAGGATTTGACGCAAACCAGGGCGCAGAGCTTCAGGGAACAATGGTAAAGGATTATATCGAGGCACATGCAGATACGATCGACCGCAATGGCGACGGCGTAATCGGTTACGTTCTGGCAATCGGCGATATCGGACACAATGATTCCATCGCACGTACAAGAGGTGTTCGTAAAGCTCTTGGCACAGGCGTTGACAAAGACGGCGACATCAACAGCGATCCGGCAGGTACAAATACCGACGGTTCCGCAAGCGTGGTACAGGACGGCACACTGGAAATCAACGGCACGACCTACGTGGTACGTGAGCTGGCTTCCCAGGAAATGAAGAACTCCGCAGGTGCTACATGGGATGCAGCTACCGCAGGAAACGCAATCGGTACATGGTCCGCTTCCTTCGGCGATCAGATTGATATCGTTGTTTCCAATAACGATGGTATGGGCATGGCAATGTTCAATGCATGGTCCAAAGACCAGGGCGTGGCAACCTTCGGCTACGATGCAAACAGCGACGCAGTAGCAGCTATCGCAGAGGGCTACGGCGGAACCATCAGCCAGCACGCAGATGTACAGGCTTACCTCACACTTCGTGTTCTGCGCAACGCACTGGACGGCGTAGATATCGACACCGGTATCGGCACAGCAGATGATGCAGGCAACGTTCTGACAGACGATGTATATGTATACAATGAAGAGCAGCGCTCCTACTACGCATTGAACGTAGCAGTTACCGCTGACAACTACGAAGATTATCTGGATGCTACCGTAACCTACGCTCCGGTATCCAACCAGCTTGATGAGAGCGCACATGCAACGAAGTCTGTATGGCTGAACATCTACAACGCAGCAGATAACTTCCTCAGCGCTACCTACCAGCCGCTCCTTCAGAAGTATGATGACCTTCTGAATCTGAATGTGGAATACATCGGCGGCGACGGACAGACAGAGTCCAACATCACAAACCGTCTCGGAAATCCGAGCCAGTATGATGCATTCGCAATCAACATGGTTAAGACAGACAACGCAGCTTCCTATACATCTCTGCTTAGTCAGTAAGGTTGTTTGGATAAAGATGCAAGGATTATCAGGGAGAAGAAATTCTCCCTATTCCTTTTAGTAGGGGAAAATATCAGGCATAGGAGTAATAAGAATGGCAGATAAGAAAGATGTAAATGTCTTATCAATACGCGGCATGAGCAAATCCTTCGGCAGAAACCGGGTGCTCGACCACATCAATCTGGACGTGAAGCGCGGGACGGTTATGGGTCTGATGGGCGAAAACGGCGCCGGCAAATCGACGATGATGAAATGTCTTTTCGGCACCTATCAGAAGGATGAGGGCACCATTTTCCTGGATGGAAAGGAAGTAAACTTTTCCGGACCGAAGGATGCCCTGGAAAACGGTATCGCGATGGTTCACCAGGAGCTGAACCAGTGTCTGGAGCGGAACGTAATCGACAACCTTTTCCTTGGCCGCTATCCGGTCAATTCACTGGGCGTCGTTGATGAAGGCAGAATGAAAAAAGAGGCTTCGGAGCTTTTCCGTAAGCTTGGAATGACAGTAAACCTTACGCAGCCGATGCGGAACATGTCCGTATCACAGCGGCAGATGTGTGAGATTGCCAAGGCAATTTCCTACAACGCGAAAGTAATCGTTCTTGATGAGCCGACCTCCTCGCTTACCGTACAGGAGGTAAACAAGCTGTTTGAAATGATGCGGATGCTGAAGGAGCAGGGCATTGCACTGGTCTACATATCTCATAAGATGGATGAGATTTTTGAAATCTGCGACGAGATTTCCGTACTGCGGGACGGTAATCTGGTCATGACCAAGGAAACAAAAGAGACCAATATGAACGAGCTGATCGCGGCGATGGTAGGGCGTTCCCTGGAGAACCGTTTCCCACCGGTGGACAACAAACCGGGAGACGTGGTGCTCTCCATCCAGAACCTTTCCACGAAATACGAGCCGCATCTGCAGGACATCTCCTTCGATGTGCGTGAGGGAGAAATCTTCGGACTGTATGGTCTGGTCGGCGCGGGGCGTACAGAGCTTCTGGAGACGATCTTCGGCGTCCGCACCAGAGCGGCGGGGCGCGTGTATTATAAGGGACAGCTTATGAACTTTGAAAATGCCAGGGAAGCGATGGATCATGGCTTTGCGATGATTACTGAGGAGCGCAAGGCGAACGGGCTTTTCCTCAAGGAGGACCTGACGTTCAATACCACGATTGCGAACCTCGACCAGTATAAATCTGGCATTGCGCTTTCCGACCCGAAGATGGTAAAGGCGACGGCGAATGAAATAAAGGTTATGCATACAAAGTGCATGGGACCGGACGATATGATTACCAGCCTTTCCGGTGGCAATCAGCAGAAGGTCATTTTCGGAAAGTGGCTGGAGCGCAGCCCTAAGGTATTCATGATGGACGAGCCTACGCGCGGTATCGACGTAGGCGCGAAGTATGAGATCTACGAGCTGATTATCAGCATGGCAAAGCAGGGAAAGACCATCATCGTGGTTTCCTCTGAAATGCCGGAGATTCTGGGAATTACAAACCGCATTGGCGTTATGTCGAACGGGCATCTTTCCGGTATTGTGAATACAAAGGAAACAAACCAGGAAGAGCTTCTGCGGCTCAGCGCGAAATACCTATAGTGAGGGAGAACGATAAATATGGCAAATGGAAATGGAAAAATTCTGACGGCAGAGCAGGAGAAAAAGCTGCTTGCGCCCATTGAAGAATATGTCGGCAAGATTCAGAAAAAAATAGATGCGCTCAGAGCAGATGGCACCGATAAGGTCATCGCTGCCCAGAGCAGTATCGATGCAATTAAGAGAGACCGCACGATGCCGGCCTCCGAGAAAGAAGCCGCGATTGCAAAGCTCCGCAGCGAGATGGAAAAGGCAAAGAGCGTAGAGGCGGCAAACAAAAATGAAGTCTCCAGGCTGATTGCCGATGCGGAAAACTATCTGAAGGCGCATTTTGATAAAGAGTATTATCAGCCGGTGAAGGAGAGCTGCGAGCAGGAAAAGGCGCTTGCCAAGACCGCCTATGAGGAAAAGGTGGCGAAATTAAAGGCGGAGCACCAGACGACGGTAGCGAAGCTGTCCAACAGCCAGGAAATCAAGGATGAGAAATATGTACATAAAAACCGTCTGTTTGACGCAAAAATGAGTCTGGAGAAGGATCTGCAGACGATTAAGGACCGCAGACACGCAGCTTACAGCTACAAGTATCATCTGATCGACCTTCTGCGGATGTCGAAGTTCACCTTTGCGGAGACGCAGGCGCAGAAATGGGAAAACTACAAATATACCTTTAACCGCAGGGCATTCCTCCTGCAGAACGGTCTGTACATTGCAATCGTGATTATTTTCATTGCGCTGTGTATCATTACGCCGATTGTCAAGCACACACCGCTGCTGACATACAATAACGTACTGAATATTCTGCAGCAGGCATCGCCGCGAATGTTCCTTGCGCTCGGCGTAGCCGGACTGATCCTTCTTGCAGGTACCGACCTTTCCATCGGACGTATGGTAGGTATGGGTATGACGACGGCGACGATTATCATGCATCAGGGCGTCAACACCGGTTCCGTATTCGGACATGTGTTTGACTTTACCGGAATCCCGGTGGTGGGGAGAGTCTTCCTCGGACTGCTTGCCTGCGTGGTTCTGTGTACGTTCTTCACAACGATTGCGGGCTTCTTCACGGCGAAGTTCAAGATGCATCCGTTTATTTCCACGATGGCGAACATGCTGGTAATTTTTGGTCTTGTAACCTATGCGACAAAGGGTGTATCCTTCGGTGCGATTGAATCCTCGATTCCGAGCATGATTATCCCGAAGATTAACGGCTTCCCCACCATCATTCTCTGGGCGGTGGCAGCGGTCATTATCGTATGGTTTATCTGGAACAAGACAACGTTTGGTAAGAATCTGTACGCGGTCGGCGGAAACGCTGAGGCGGCGGCAGTTTCCGGTATCTCGGTATTCAAGGTAACCGTTGGCGCATTCGTTATGGCAGGTATCCTTTATGGTTTCGGTTCCTGGCTGGAATGTGCGAGAATGTTCGGTTCCGGTTCCGCAGCTTACGGGCAGGGCTGGGAAATGGACGCTATCGCAGCCTGCGTAGTAGGCGGCGTATCCTTCACCGGTGGTATCGGTAAGATTTCGGGCGTAGTAGTCGGTGTATTCATCTTCACCGCACTTACCTACTCCCTTACCATCCTCGGTATCGACACAAACCTGCAGTTCGTGTTCTCCGGTATCATCATTCTGGTGGCGGTAACACTCGACTGTCTGAAATATGTGCAGAAAAAATAAGAAGTTTTGCGAAAGAGCCGGCGGTGTCCGGCTCTTTTTTAATGTATAAGAGCAGCTTTTTCATGCAGAGCATGGAGTTATTCCAAATAGTATTCTGCTTAAAACTGCAGTAATAGAAAGAAATTGTAAAATACGACAAATACAAGGTCGGATTTATTAAAAATTATTAATTATTTTATGTGCAAAAATAATATTGACACCGCTCCCATTTTATTGTAATATGTCAATATAACGAAGCGGGAGATAAAAAATGGCAAATATTGATGATGTTGCAAAAAAAGCAGGAGTATCCAAAAGCACGGTATCACGCGTGCTGCTGGGGGGAAACAAGGTAAAACCTTCTACAAAAGAACGTGTATTAAAAGTAATAGAGGAAATGAACTATAGTCCGAATACTGCAGCACGTACACTGGCGGCGGGAAAAAGTCATAATATTGGAGTAATCAGCAGCTATACATTGAATGACCCGTTTTACTCGGCGGCAGGCGAGGAGATTTATCATGTATGTGGAGAAATGGGCTATAGTACGCTGTTTGTCATTAATCGTACAGATAAGAATGAGCATAAAGACCCGATTGCACTTCTGCACGGAAAGGTAGATGGATTTTTGTTCATGGGAGATAATTCTGTGACAAAGGAGCAGCTGGAAAAGCTGACAAAAATGGAACTTCCGACTGCGGTATTTAAAACGGGAGAATGGATTCCCGGAATTATTCAGGCAGATACAGATAATATAGATGGAGCATGCAGAGGAACAGAATATTTAATTCGTCTGGGACATAGAAGAATAGCGATTCTTACGGGAAAGGAAAATTATTATGAGAGCATCGACCGAATGAAGGGGTATCAGAAAGCGTTGGAAGAAAATCATATCCGGTTTGAATCTGAACTGGTCTTTCCAGGTCAATTCTCCTATGATAAGGCGAGAAATCTGGCAAAAGAAATTATTGCATCAAGAGCGACGGCTGTCTTTTGTTTTAATGATGTAATGGCACATGGTTTTATTCAGGGAGCAGGAGAGTGTGGATACCGGGTTCCGGAGGATATTTCTGTTCTGGGGTATGATAATATTATGTTCAGCAATTATGACTCTTATGTGCATTTATCAACGGTAAAACAGCCGATAAAGGAGATGAGTGCCTATCTTGTCAGAGCTCTGATTGCCCAGATTGAAGATGGACAGCCGCCTGTTCAGAAAATTTTTCCGACGAAAATTTCAGAAAAAGAAACTACGCGATAAGCGTATGTTTTTTTACCTAAAAATGGTAGCGCTACCATTTTTGGGGAAACATATAAACAAACTATAAAGTAGAAAAGGAGTAGAAGAATGAAGAAGAAAATTTGTGTACAAATGGCAGTGATGATGGCAGCAGGAAGTCTTATATCGGTTCCGGTACTGGCGGAAGAAAGTACAG
This is a stretch of genomic DNA from Marvinbryantia formatexigens DSM 14469. It encodes these proteins:
- a CDS encoding HAD family hydrolase → MSYKLAIFDMDGTILDTLEDLESSLNFALTEAGFPVRKREDVRRFLGNGMQRLIELAVPSDCPEEKKTKILERFKEHYKIHCADRTKPYDGITELLQDLRKSGCRTAVVSNKGDFAVQELNQQYFAGLMDCAIGEKEGVRKKPAPDSVNEVLKKLQIDRQDAVYIGDSEVDIHTAKNAGMDCIIVSWGFRERDFLTAQGAELIVDSAEELERQILGA
- a CDS encoding phosphoribosylaminoimidazolesuccinocarboxamide synthase, producing the protein MKPIKEGKVREIYDNGDSLIMVATDRISCFDVILNNTVTKKGTVLTQMSKFWFNMTEDILPNHMISTDVNDMPEFFRQPRFDGNSMMCKKLEMLPIECIVRGYITGSGWASYKENGTVCGIRLPEGLKESDKLPEPIYTPSTKAEIGDHDENISFEQSIAHLEKYFPGKGEEYAVKLRDCTIALYKKCADYALSRGIIIADTKFEFGLDENGNLVIGDEMLTPDSSRFWPAEGYEPGHGQPSFDKQFARDWLKANPGNDWTLPEDIVQKTIDKYLQAYELLTGEKL
- a CDS encoding DUF2974 domain-containing protein; the protein is MNNMITYAETMMDSFAVRPFNSVDSLILSWVSYMRFPESMSEIRSWRGMGIRELLCAEYFSEMFADLWNPEGNRQLLFALAASPRFRGITVCGYVEQLDREREKQFSATTFRIGPELSYVAFRGTDDTIVGWKEDFNMAFQCPVPSQEAAVGYLSEAALHTQGTLLTGGHSKGGNLSVYAAAKCAPEIRERIRKIYSHDGPGFQETVLSSEAFQHTLPKVEKTIPQSSLVGMLLENQEDYLVVRSSSVSLWQHDPFSWMVEDGQFCMLSGLTPGAKMRDAALNEWIRNLSEEERERFVDALFEVIAVNGIDTISEFSSGWKKNIPAAFQKVSQLDAETREFVFCALRNLASLRMKNFPELFKVPRSQEPKKSPEPET
- a CDS encoding sensor histidine kinase: MQTILLILFILAAVYFAYRFFLLQKSIRQTTAALREINDALPENRIVKLPVHEASLEELLQVINENLTAIRQEHITYQKQEKLLKEQIENISHDLRTPLTAVLGYLKLINKDSLDTADAGYLETAIRRAESLQTLIAQFYELSRVTSQDFSVKKESVDAARILRETCLEHYAQFEAAHLEINCQLPAHEICIHGDADALKRIFVNLLQNALRYAQSHIFVRVQENPAGGSVCFLFENDILPEQAPSDPTRLFDRFYMQEQSRSRGGTGLGLTISKSLTEHMGGSISASCRAGGTLPLFTIQVMFPVPETSSVPGCAAP
- a CDS encoding ABC transporter permease — translated: MLNYIRSEIYRILHSRSLYIFGAVLCGIVLLTHIALIIGAALTPDFAYNTVRFSLNNFVAQPFIMVILGAAVAGVLFNEDRKSGVLKTTVAYGISRESILIGKCIVSLLTALLLLLVVFIFYVACAFLTLREPEWLPVQQMLLAIAASLPSAVASLIFANVIFMLCRKEITGMLWWVLLFYGIPMACFLIGLKSALFARIAEWMPYNFLRMDVVVSMNTYNSIWDTAGGMLHCIAAGVIGCVIFLIWGVLRLRRLEL
- a CDS encoding ABC transporter ATP-binding protein; translation: METYTARSCELTKYYHNFCALDKVSISIKRGEIYGLVGDNGAGKTTFLKLLSGQIFPTAGELSLFGKHTQKDLQSARSRIGVLIEEAGFYPTLTVEQNLEYYRLQKGIPGKQPLEEALEMTGLSEFRKKSCRELSFGMKQRLGLAVALLGVPEFLLLDEPINGLDPSGILEMRNLLLKLNREKNITILLSSHILSELEQIATIFGFLQRGKLLEEISAEALYKKCADYVEIQVSDAQVYAVLLEQKFGHTHYQILPEGKIHILQADRPTEAYSALAVDAHLAVHSLMRCHQSLEEYYMNLKNGGTKTC
- a CDS encoding response regulator transcription factor; translation: MAKILISEDDADINHLIRSICEKNGLQTAQAFSGTEALLRLELESFDMIILDLMLPGMTGEELLKRIRAEKQPDIPVLVLSAKSSLADKVQLLTGGADDYMTKPFEPEELLARITACLRRAQRMPAAKPAADDISYKKLCICPAARRATVNGQELVLTPHEYDILLLLARELEKVFSRETLYERVWQGGYYGEDNTVNVHVSNLRKKIAACDADNEYIKTVWGIGFKMA
- a CDS encoding substrate-binding domain-containing protein is translated as MAAVMGLSMTAFAEGEVANKDKPLVWFNRQPSNSSTGELDMAALSFNENTYYVGFDANQGAELQGTMVKDYIEAHADTIDRNGDGVIGYVLAIGDIGHNDSIARTRGVRKALGTGVDKDGDINSDPAGTNTDGSASVVQDGTLEINGTTYVVRELASQEMKNSAGATWDAATAGNAIGTWSASFGDQIDIVVSNNDGMGMAMFNAWSKDQGVATFGYDANSDAVAAIAEGYGGTISQHADVQAYLTLRVLRNALDGVDIDTGIGTADDAGNVLTDDVYVYNEEQRSYYALNVAVTADNYEDYLDATVTYAPVSNQLDESAHATKSVWLNIYNAADNFLSATYQPLLQKYDDLLNLNVEYIGGDGQTESNITNRLGNPSQYDAFAINMVKTDNAASYTSLLSQ